From bacterium:
TGAAATCGTTATCACTTACCTTATGCTTTGGATCCTGTGTAATCGGAGAATTTGACGCAGGTTCAAGACGCGGAAAAGAAATAGTGTGAGGACCTATGCCAAATTTTCTTTCTAATTCCCTTGCATGGTATAGAAGTCCCATAACCTCAAATTTCCAGTCATACAAGCCAAATAAAGCACCTATTCCAACATCGTCAATTCTTGCTTCCATTGACCTGTGCATGCAGTACAATCTCCATCTATAATCTGATTTTATCGTGCCTTTTGGATGAACTTCCTGATAGGTTTTATGATGATAGGTTTCCTGAAATACCTGAAACGTTCCTATTCCAACTTCCTTTAGTTTCTTCAAATCCTCTATTGACAACGGAGCAGCGTTCACATTAACTCTGCGGATGCTTCCATATCCGTTTTTCGTTTTTACTTTAACATCGTATATCTGTTTTATACTGGAAGTCATGTAATCTATATTTGCAACAGGATGCTCGCCATAAACAACTATCAGCCGCTTATGCCCGATTTTACCTGCTAAAACCTCCGTTTCTTTCTTTACTTCTTCCAATGTAAGCACTCTTCTTTTCTCATCCTTATTCTCTTTTCTGAATCCACAATAGAGACAGCTGTTCACACACAAGTTTCCAAGATAAAGAGGAGCAAATGTTACAATCCTGTTGTCATAAACCTTTTTCTTAATCTTAGTCGCTGTACTTGCCATTTCCTCCAGAGTATCTTTGTCATCCACATTGAGTAATACAGCTGTTTCCTCTGGCGTAAGCGTTTCAACAGCCATTGATTTGTCAAGAATGTCTCTTATCTTTTTTTTGTCAACGCATTTATTATTTTCTAATTTCTCTGTGATCTCTTCATCATTTATAAAGTCTTTGTCTCCATCCATATATTTTGTAATCTCGTTTCTTTTAATCCTGTTATCTATCCACGATTTTGTATCAATTATTTTCGCACACATTTTTCATCAGCTCCTTTAGCTTTTTTAAATACATCCATAGCAGCGGGAAATGGAGAAAGCACTCTTTCCAACACTCCGTGCAGGAAAGAAATACACACGCCGTAATT
This genomic window contains:
- the hydG gene encoding [FeFe] hydrogenase H-cluster radical SAM maturase HydG, giving the protein MCAKIIDTKSWIDNRIKRNEITKYMDGDKDFINDEEITEKLENNKCVDKKKIRDILDKSMAVETLTPEETAVLLNVDDKDTLEEMASTATKIKKKVYDNRIVTFAPLYLGNLCVNSCLYCGFRKENKDEKRRVLTLEEVKKETEVLAGKIGHKRLIVVYGEHPVANIDYMTSSIKQIYDVKVKTKNGYGSIRRVNVNAAPLSIEDLKKLKEVGIGTFQVFQETYHHKTYQEVHPKGTIKSDYRWRLYCMHRSMEARIDDVGIGALFGLYDWKFEVMGLLYHARELERKFGIGPHTISFPRLEPASNSPITQDPKHKVSDNDFKKLVTVIRLAVPYTGMIITARESAQMRRETFSLGCTQTDASTRIGIGAYSDRYTKQEKERQQFLLGDTRSLDEVIREFAEMGYITSFCTAGYRCGRTGKCIMNLLKTGKEGKFCKLNAILTFREWLDDFGSKETNIAGEKIINKEIEEIKKLMPEFYAKLMKDYERVENGERDIYF